One Sphingomonas sp. FARSPH DNA segment encodes these proteins:
- a CDS encoding TonB-dependent siderophore receptor, which produces MIAAASVALPSSAAAQAARKGNVSLSAMPMEAALRAIAAQTGETINFDPDAVKGLTSQPVQGARNARRAVQAAIAGTGLTVIPGAQEGLVVVNEIVVTARRDEAETSVLVRQATTSDRNGLGLRDQPRNTQVITAKTIEDQQALDITDVLRNAGGVSTQFNNPGGGSTYTVRGLNASGLINGLSAAGQYGITAGASQPVANIERVEILKGPDALLAGFDNLGGNINVVTKKPSAEERLAVSFDMGSFGLVRGVIDANNAITANNKLSGRVVASAQTMDRNFGGYTGNKNWLFAPSLRFKDRLTDIVIGASLSNDINGLTPYTLFNRMNRQIIDRDPSVPIYSSNQQIRQDTSRFYFDATRAVTSGIDIVVRGLHDQTHLGLDLYPLSYSTRRNNLQLAIRGSAQRGTSNAIDGFVRIKAHIADVVKMRLNVGYNFSKGFSESLSSTQYIVINDAPAGTIPLGVNNTLAVQPRPAVNPASYRTGSQQEGLYGQAMVEVWKLKVLGGVRKSWYENTFEFYGTPPAAPNRANATSPNFGVIFDATSDFSIFANYIKGVSPVTSLAFDKSQLPNITTTNKEAGVKLDLFHKRATINASYFDVMQDNVLLADPAHPGFLLPGPGQRGRGVDLNVVGQILPGWTVQGSFTRTNYKLLVPTTTRTVAAQQPRDTYSLYSTYRTRITDDVSGGIGGGLFGRSSSFADFLGQYVVPAAHQVDVNGFVSYKGFDINLGIRNLFDRRNYGVTTSPDFVPYGETRNVRLSISKRLF; this is translated from the coding sequence GTGATCGCTGCCGCCAGTGTCGCTCTACCATCGTCTGCTGCCGCCCAGGCGGCGCGCAAGGGCAACGTCAGCCTGTCGGCGATGCCGATGGAGGCCGCGTTGCGCGCGATCGCCGCACAGACCGGCGAAACGATCAATTTCGACCCTGATGCGGTCAAGGGTCTGACCTCGCAACCGGTGCAGGGCGCGCGGAATGCCCGCCGCGCAGTGCAAGCGGCGATCGCGGGCACCGGCCTTACCGTCATCCCGGGCGCGCAAGAGGGATTGGTCGTCGTCAACGAGATCGTCGTGACCGCCCGCCGCGACGAGGCGGAGACCAGCGTGCTGGTCCGCCAGGCGACGACGTCCGACCGCAACGGTCTGGGGCTGCGCGATCAACCGCGCAACACGCAGGTCATCACCGCCAAGACGATCGAGGATCAGCAGGCGCTGGATATCACAGATGTCCTGCGGAATGCCGGCGGCGTCTCGACGCAGTTCAACAACCCCGGTGGCGGTTCGACCTATACGGTGCGCGGTCTCAATGCCAGCGGCCTGATCAACGGGCTGTCGGCCGCGGGGCAATATGGCATCACCGCCGGTGCGAGCCAGCCGGTCGCCAATATCGAACGGGTGGAAATCCTGAAGGGACCGGACGCGCTGCTGGCCGGGTTCGACAACCTTGGCGGCAACATCAACGTCGTCACGAAGAAGCCGAGCGCCGAAGAGCGACTGGCAGTCAGTTTCGACATGGGCTCATTCGGGCTTGTACGCGGCGTCATCGATGCCAACAACGCCATCACCGCCAACAACAAGCTGTCAGGCCGGGTCGTCGCGAGCGCGCAGACGATGGATCGCAATTTCGGCGGGTACACCGGCAACAAGAACTGGCTGTTCGCGCCGTCGCTGCGTTTCAAGGATCGGCTGACCGACATCGTCATCGGTGCGAGCCTGTCGAACGATATCAATGGCCTGACGCCCTACACGCTGTTCAATCGGATGAATCGACAGATCATCGACCGTGATCCGTCGGTGCCGATCTATTCGTCGAACCAGCAGATTCGGCAGGATACCTCGCGCTTTTACTTCGATGCCACGCGGGCCGTCACCTCGGGCATCGACATCGTCGTGCGCGGCCTACATGACCAGACCCATCTGGGGCTCGACCTCTATCCGCTGTCCTACAGCACGCGGCGCAACAACCTCCAGTTGGCGATCCGCGGATCGGCGCAGCGCGGCACGTCCAACGCTATCGACGGTTTCGTTCGGATCAAGGCGCATATCGCCGACGTCGTGAAAATGCGACTCAACGTCGGCTACAATTTCAGCAAGGGCTTCTCCGAATCGCTGAGCAGCACGCAATATATCGTCATCAACGATGCGCCTGCGGGTACCATCCCGCTCGGGGTCAACAATACCCTGGCGGTCCAGCCGCGCCCCGCCGTCAACCCCGCGTCCTACCGGACAGGCTCGCAGCAAGAGGGGTTATATGGCCAAGCTATGGTCGAGGTCTGGAAACTGAAGGTCCTGGGTGGGGTCCGCAAGAGCTGGTATGAAAATACGTTTGAATTCTACGGAACGCCGCCTGCCGCGCCCAACCGGGCGAATGCGACATCGCCCAACTTCGGTGTCATCTTCGATGCTACCAGCGATTTCTCGATCTTTGCCAACTACATCAAGGGCGTCTCGCCAGTGACGTCTTTGGCGTTCGACAAGAGCCAGCTGCCGAACATCACCACGACGAACAAGGAAGCCGGCGTCAAGCTCGACCTGTTCCATAAACGCGCGACCATCAATGCCTCGTATTTCGACGTGATGCAGGACAACGTGCTGCTGGCGGATCCGGCGCACCCGGGCTTCCTGCTGCCGGGCCCCGGCCAGCGCGGCCGCGGCGTCGACCTCAATGTCGTTGGTCAGATATTGCCGGGATGGACGGTCCAGGGCTCGTTCACGCGCACGAACTACAAGTTGCTGGTGCCGACAACGACCCGCACCGTCGCGGCGCAGCAACCGCGCGACACGTACAGCCTGTATTCGACGTATCGTACACGCATCACCGATGATGTGAGCGGTGGTATCGGCGGCGGTCTGTTCGGTCGATCCAGCTCGTTCGCCGATTTCCTCGGCCAGTATGTGGTACCGGCAGCGCACCAGGTCGATGTGAACGGCTTCGTGTCCTATAAGGGGTTCGACATCAATCTGGGTATCCGCAACCTGTTCGACCGGCGCAACTATGGGGTGACGACGTCGCCGGATTTCGTGCCTTACGGAGAGACGCGCAACGTTCGTCTGAGCATCTCCAAGCGCCTGTTCTGA
- a CDS encoding LysR family transcriptional regulator: MTDRSGSAAAAAEAPVHRLNLNLLYPLDAILHAPTLTEAGRRVRLSQSAMSHALRRLREHFGDDIVTHAGGDQQLTPLGLALRGEVRRVLRDVDGTLNLSLSFDPLTSTGTITVAASDVVEQMLLGPVIRRLLKAAPRLTINVVPLDADAPRRALDEGAELLLLPDDVALADLETLPILTDHVSCLIWTGHSELADRFDIDEAHYRAARHVIARDERMPFLALDRRTTEALKARRIVMRTSSQAALPAIVIGSDLMATGSSWLFQHFASMMPVRVVAAPFTQRQTVIVAQWAAYRRRDPMLAWFVEQIEAYVASFSLIRQEMTPHR; this comes from the coding sequence ATGACGGACCGGAGCGGCAGCGCCGCAGCGGCTGCCGAGGCGCCGGTCCACCGGCTCAACCTCAACCTGCTCTACCCGCTCGACGCGATCCTGCACGCGCCGACCCTGACCGAGGCGGGACGGCGGGTGCGGCTCAGCCAGTCGGCGATGAGCCACGCGCTGCGTCGCCTGCGCGAGCATTTCGGCGACGACATCGTCACCCATGCGGGCGGCGACCAGCAACTGACCCCGCTCGGCCTGGCGTTACGCGGCGAGGTACGTCGGGTGTTGCGCGACGTCGACGGGACGCTCAATCTGTCGCTGTCCTTCGATCCGCTGACCAGTACGGGCACGATCACGGTCGCTGCGTCGGACGTGGTGGAACAGATGCTCCTGGGCCCGGTCATTCGGCGCCTGTTGAAGGCCGCGCCTCGCCTGACGATCAACGTCGTTCCATTGGACGCCGACGCCCCGCGCCGCGCGCTGGACGAGGGTGCCGAACTGCTGTTGCTGCCTGACGACGTGGCGTTGGCGGACCTTGAGACCTTGCCCATCCTGACCGATCACGTCTCGTGTCTGATATGGACCGGCCATTCCGAACTTGCGGACCGGTTCGACATCGACGAGGCGCACTATCGCGCCGCGCGGCACGTCATCGCCCGCGACGAGCGCATGCCGTTCCTGGCCCTGGACCGCCGCACGACCGAAGCGCTGAAAGCGCGCCGAATCGTCATGCGGACCAGTTCGCAGGCGGCTCTGCCTGCGATCGTCATCGGCAGCGACCTGATGGCGACGGGCAGCAGCTGGCTGTTCCAGCATTTCGCATCCATGATGCCGGTCAGGGTCGTCGCAGCGCCGTTCACGCAGCGACAGACCGTCATCGTGGCGCAATGGGCAGCATACCGGCGGCGCGACCCGATGCTTGCGTGGTTCGTCGAGCAGATCGAGGCGTATGTCGCGTCGTTCTCGCTCATCCGACAGGAGATGACACCCCATCGATAG
- a CDS encoding MarR family winged helix-turn-helix transcriptional regulator gives MSDRSHLERRIAATLILLARAYRRHLDRALAGLSLSHASALAVMLLGRMEDGVRQGMLAEQLGVEGPTVVPLVDQIERAGLAERRADASDKRAKTIHLTPAGRALAAQAEVRSAEVRSALFAGIPADDLATAIRVLERLGEAIGASEAD, from the coding sequence ATGTCCGATCGAAGCCACCTCGAACGCCGGATCGCGGCCACGCTGATCCTGCTCGCCCGCGCATACAGGCGGCACCTCGATCGTGCCTTGGCGGGACTCTCGCTTTCGCACGCCTCGGCGCTCGCCGTGATGCTGCTCGGTCGCATGGAGGACGGCGTGCGTCAGGGCATGCTGGCAGAGCAGCTCGGCGTGGAAGGCCCGACGGTCGTGCCGCTCGTCGACCAGATCGAACGGGCGGGCCTTGCGGAGCGACGCGCGGATGCCTCCGACAAGCGCGCCAAGACGATCCATCTCACGCCCGCAGGCCGGGCGCTTGCCGCGCAGGCGGAGGTTCGCTCCGCGGAAGTCCGGTCTGCGCTCTTTGCCGGTATCCCCGCCGACGACCTGGCCACCGCCATCCGCGTGCTCGAGCGGCTTGGCGAGGCGATCGGCGCGTCAGAGGCGGATTGA
- a CDS encoding FUSC family protein produces the protein MRIGLREAVFSANCFAAAMLALFVSFRLGLERPFWAMATVYITSQPLSGAVRSKAVFRLIGTIVGAAVTVVLVPLLANAPVLLSLALALWVAGCQFISLLDRTPRSYVFMLAGYTAALIGFPSVTHPEAIFQVAVLRAQEIGIGVACAAIIHAAVWPRSVTALLRTRIQAVLDEAERWIVDSLAPEAPARGDARRRRLASDVTELHVMATHVPFDTAAQRPTQAVLAALQDRLVLLLPLVSAVEDRIRGLAAIHALPGPVAALIDDIRRWVREPDSATPAALVARCEALAADDPMRTWAGLLTANLLARLSELVVALDTTRQVAAQATTPTGSMPDHIRALLRERQRRPLHRDYALALLSATATVIATLGCCAFWILTAWPEGAVAAMIAAVVCCLFGTIDDPVPAQRGFLIWITVSVPLAALYLFALLPLVHSFETLTLVLAPALLTTGALLALPHWYGRMLPIVIGLAGGLALTNTFSVDAAGFFNGSIAQSVGVAAAILTTRIFRSLGAGTAVRRLRRAGWRELADLASRPSGLAVARWTSRMLDRVGLLATRLGDVDQADRDVGMAALRDLRVGVNVTQLAPERIGDTAEIAALRRDVAAHYRTCDTDTAAAPASTLLARIDAAIASAIDRPVSETRWNELAALTGLRRNFFPEAPAWEQQREAA, from the coding sequence ATGCGGATCGGTTTGCGGGAGGCGGTCTTCTCCGCCAATTGCTTCGCAGCGGCGATGCTCGCGCTGTTCGTGTCGTTCCGGCTGGGGCTGGAGCGACCGTTCTGGGCGATGGCGACCGTCTATATCACCAGCCAGCCGCTGAGCGGCGCGGTGCGATCCAAGGCGGTGTTCCGTCTGATCGGCACGATCGTCGGGGCGGCCGTCACCGTCGTGCTCGTGCCCTTGCTGGCCAACGCGCCGGTGTTGCTTTCGCTTGCGCTCGCTTTGTGGGTCGCGGGCTGCCAGTTCATCTCGCTGCTCGACCGTACGCCGAGGTCCTATGTGTTCATGCTCGCCGGCTATACTGCGGCGTTGATCGGTTTTCCCAGCGTCACCCACCCGGAGGCGATCTTTCAGGTGGCCGTGCTCCGCGCACAGGAAATCGGTATCGGTGTCGCCTGCGCCGCGATCATCCACGCCGCCGTCTGGCCGCGCAGCGTCACGGCATTGCTACGCACGCGTATTCAAGCCGTGCTCGACGAGGCGGAAAGGTGGATCGTCGATTCTCTCGCCCCGGAGGCGCCGGCGCGCGGCGATGCCAGGCGGCGCCGTCTGGCCAGCGACGTCACCGAACTGCACGTGATGGCCACGCATGTCCCGTTCGACACCGCGGCGCAACGGCCGACCCAGGCTGTGTTGGCGGCGCTGCAGGACCGGCTGGTGCTCCTTCTTCCGCTCGTGTCCGCCGTCGAGGACCGCATCCGCGGCCTCGCCGCCATCCACGCACTTCCCGGCCCCGTGGCTGCGCTGATCGACGATATCCGGCGCTGGGTCCGCGAACCCGACAGCGCCACGCCTGCCGCCCTCGTCGCGCGTTGCGAGGCGCTGGCCGCCGACGACCCCATGCGGACATGGGCCGGTTTGCTGACCGCCAATCTGCTCGCCCGCCTCAGCGAGCTGGTCGTGGCGCTCGATACGACACGGCAGGTGGCCGCGCAGGCGACGACGCCCACCGGGTCGATGCCGGACCATATCCGCGCCCTGCTGCGCGAGCGGCAGCGCCGGCCGCTCCACCGAGACTATGCACTGGCGCTGCTGTCCGCGACGGCGACCGTGATCGCGACGCTGGGCTGCTGCGCGTTCTGGATCCTCACCGCCTGGCCGGAGGGCGCGGTCGCAGCCATGATCGCGGCGGTCGTATGCTGTTTGTTCGGGACGATCGACGATCCGGTTCCCGCGCAACGCGGGTTCCTGATCTGGATCACCGTATCCGTACCGCTGGCGGCGCTCTACCTCTTCGCGCTTCTGCCGTTGGTCCACAGCTTCGAAACGCTGACGCTGGTGCTGGCACCGGCACTGCTGACGACCGGCGCGCTGCTCGCGCTGCCGCACTGGTATGGCCGGATGTTACCGATCGTTATCGGTCTGGCCGGCGGTCTGGCGTTGACCAACACCTTCTCCGTCGACGCGGCCGGTTTCTTCAACGGCAGTATCGCCCAGTCGGTGGGCGTGGCGGCCGCGATCCTCACGACGCGCATCTTCCGCAGCCTCGGCGCCGGAACGGCCGTGCGGCGGCTGCGCCGTGCGGGCTGGCGCGAACTGGCCGATCTCGCATCCCGTCCGTCCGGCCTGGCGGTCGCGAGGTGGACCAGTCGCATGCTCGACCGGGTCGGGCTGCTGGCGACGCGCCTGGGCGATGTCGATCAGGCGGATCGCGATGTCGGCATGGCGGCGCTGCGCGATCTGCGGGTCGGGGTGAACGTGACCCAGCTCGCGCCCGAGAGGATCGGCGACACGGCGGAGATCGCAGCCTTGCGACGCGATGTCGCGGCCCATTACCGCACCTGCGACACGGACACGGCGGCAGCGCCGGCATCCACGCTCCTTGCCCGGATCGACGCGGCCATCGCGTCCGCGATCGACCGGCCCGTCTCCGAGACCCGGTGGAACGAACTCGCCGCGCTGACCGGGCTACGGCGAAACTTCTTTCCGGAGGCACCCGCCTGGGAACAGCAGAGGGAGGCCGCATGA
- a CDS encoding DUF1656 domain-containing protein encodes MMGDVDLAGVYIHPLLIAAILAFVVAEAVAWLLARLRLYRFVWHRGLFDVALTMILWAGFATLLNGGNPAAPFG; translated from the coding sequence ATGATGGGGGACGTCGATCTTGCCGGAGTCTATATCCACCCGCTGCTGATCGCCGCCATTCTGGCGTTCGTCGTCGCGGAGGCTGTCGCCTGGCTGCTGGCACGTCTGCGACTGTATCGCTTCGTCTGGCATCGCGGCCTGTTCGACGTGGCGCTGACGATGATCCTCTGGGCTGGTTTCGCCACGCTCCTCAACGGCGGCAATCCGGCCGCCCCTTTCGGTTAG
- a CDS encoding efflux RND transporter periplasmic adaptor subunit: MNKTAFLRVAVTLVVVALAGFAGQRLWAHYEEDPWTRDGRVRADVVQVAPDVSGLVTTVLVHDNQQVTAGTPLFEVDRPRYRLAVAQAEAAVAAQQVQLAQARREARRNRTLGDLVAGEVQEQSLAKVAQIDAALAQARTALDTARLNLARTEVRASVAGMVSNLDLRPGDYASAGHPEFAIIDQSSLHIIGYFEETKLARIHVGDPVQVRLMGDRATIAGHVQSIAGGIEDRDRNSGASLLANVNPTFSWVRLAQRIPVRVAIDRLPAGTALVVGRTATVEVLPPTKPAPSQGRRA, translated from the coding sequence ATGAACAAGACTGCATTCCTGCGCGTCGCCGTGACGCTCGTGGTCGTCGCCCTTGCCGGCTTCGCCGGGCAACGCCTGTGGGCCCATTACGAGGAGGATCCCTGGACACGCGACGGGCGCGTCCGGGCCGATGTGGTCCAGGTGGCGCCCGATGTATCCGGGCTGGTCACCACGGTCCTCGTTCATGACAATCAGCAGGTGACCGCCGGCACGCCGTTGTTCGAGGTCGACCGGCCGCGGTATCGGCTGGCCGTGGCACAGGCGGAGGCCGCCGTCGCCGCTCAGCAGGTGCAACTGGCCCAGGCCCGGCGCGAGGCACGGCGCAACCGGACGTTGGGCGATCTGGTCGCCGGAGAAGTCCAGGAGCAGAGCCTGGCGAAGGTCGCACAGATCGACGCGGCACTGGCACAGGCCCGGACGGCGCTCGATACCGCCCGCCTCAATCTTGCCCGGACGGAAGTTCGTGCCAGCGTCGCGGGGATGGTCTCCAACCTGGACCTGCGCCCCGGCGACTATGCCAGTGCGGGCCACCCGGAATTCGCGATCATCGACCAAAGCTCGCTCCACATCATCGGCTATTTCGAGGAGACGAAGCTCGCCCGCATCCATGTCGGCGACCCGGTGCAGGTCCGCCTGATGGGTGACCGGGCGACGATTGCGGGACATGTTCAGAGTATTGCCGGCGGCATCGAGGATCGCGACCGCAATTCCGGTGCGAGCCTGCTAGCCAATGTGAACCCGACGTTCAGCTGGGTTCGGCTGGCGCAGCGCATTCCCGTCCGCGTCGCCATCGATCGCCTGCCCGCCGGCACGGCGCTGGTGGTCGGCCGCACGGCAACCGTCGAGGTGCTGCCGCCGACGAAACCGGCCCCCTCGCAGGGAAGGCGGGCATGA
- a CDS encoding efflux transporter outer membrane subunit yields MTRRALFPSIVAALLAGCTTAGPNYHRPADAIAERPSATGAFVSGKAAAFTPAPLPDHWWKLYNDPVLDRLVQDALAHNTDLRIASANIARANAALGLAEDARRPQTQIQATPGYAQRSAEEELLPGAPLPPAFVYSASAGISYQVDLAGQIKRAIEAAGADVAATQAAYDATRATVVADTTRAYLDACAAGREIGVAQQAVALQSRTTGLTQRLIRAGRGISLDATRSRAQEEQVRATLPALVGTKQVALFRLATLTGRPPAEFDRGVATCTQEPHLDRAIPIGDGAALLRRRPDVRRAELELHAATARIGIAEAELYPRITLGASGGSVGLLRNAFSNDTYKFSLGPLISWEFPNRGRVRARIASAQADADAAYARFDGTVLGALRETETALTMYARDLDRRAALSAARDQSARAASDAERLFRAGRTGFLPVLDAQRTLIGAEQTLAAADSRLAADQVQLFLALGGGWQA; encoded by the coding sequence ATGACGCGGCGCGCTCTCTTTCCGTCCATCGTGGCGGCGCTGCTCGCGGGCTGCACCACGGCGGGCCCGAACTACCACAGGCCCGCCGACGCGATCGCGGAACGCCCCAGCGCGACGGGTGCCTTCGTCAGCGGCAAGGCCGCGGCCTTCACCCCTGCTCCGCTGCCCGATCACTGGTGGAAGCTGTACAACGATCCGGTGCTCGACCGGCTGGTTCAGGACGCGCTGGCGCACAATACCGACCTGCGGATCGCCAGCGCCAACATCGCGCGGGCGAATGCCGCGCTCGGTCTCGCCGAGGACGCCCGCCGGCCGCAGACGCAGATCCAGGCCACGCCCGGCTACGCCCAGCGATCGGCGGAGGAAGAGCTGCTGCCCGGCGCGCCCCTCCCCCCGGCCTTCGTCTATTCGGCGAGCGCGGGCATTTCCTACCAGGTCGACCTTGCCGGGCAGATCAAGCGCGCGATCGAAGCGGCCGGGGCGGATGTCGCGGCCACCCAGGCCGCCTATGACGCGACCCGCGCGACCGTCGTGGCGGATACGACCCGCGCCTATCTCGATGCCTGTGCGGCAGGCCGGGAAATCGGTGTCGCGCAGCAGGCGGTGGCGCTGCAATCGCGCACCACCGGCCTGACGCAGCGGCTGATCCGGGCCGGACGCGGCATCTCGCTCGATGCGACCAGGTCGCGGGCGCAGGAGGAACAGGTCCGAGCCACCTTGCCGGCCCTGGTCGGGACCAAGCAGGTCGCGCTGTTCCGTCTGGCGACGCTGACCGGCCGCCCCCCAGCCGAGTTCGACCGTGGCGTCGCGACCTGTACGCAGGAGCCGCATCTCGATCGGGCGATTCCGATCGGCGACGGTGCCGCCTTGCTGCGGCGGCGTCCGGACGTGCGCCGCGCCGAACTGGAACTGCACGCAGCCACGGCGCGGATCGGGATCGCAGAGGCCGAACTCTATCCACGCATCACCCTGGGCGCGTCGGGCGGTTCGGTCGGGTTGCTGCGCAACGCCTTCAGCAACGACACCTACAAATTCTCGCTCGGTCCGCTGATCAGCTGGGAATTCCCGAACCGCGGGCGGGTTCGCGCCCGCATCGCCAGCGCGCAGGCGGACGCCGATGCCGCCTATGCGCGGTTCGATGGGACGGTGCTCGGCGCGCTGCGCGAGACCGAAACCGCGCTGACCATGTACGCCCGCGATCTCGATCGCCGTGCGGCGCTGAGCGCCGCCCGCGACCAGTCCGCGCGCGCGGCCAGCGATGCGGAACGACTGTTCAGAGCGGGGCGCACCGGCTTCCTGCCTGTCCTCGATGCGCAGCGGACCCTGATCGGCGCCGAGCAGACGCTCGCCGCGGCGGATAGTCGACTTGCGGCGGACCAGGTACAGCTCTTCCTCGCATTGGGCGGCGGCTGGCAGGCTTAG
- a CDS encoding AAA family ATPase, with protein MPMTDQAQAAREQAQAFRTTFNAIRDQVRRMMVGQDDVIDGVLTALMAGGHVLLEGVPGLGKTMLVSSISRAVDLPFSRIQFTPDMMPADIIGTTMLAEAAGGGHELTFQQGPIVANLVLADEINRATPKTQSALLEVMQERQVTVGRRTIRMPDPFCVMATQNPVDQEGTYPLPEAQLDRFLFKLIVGYPTEADYHTIIDRTTGGAQVTIDAVTDAATLVALRDVVRQVPVPEVAKSYAIRLVMATQPGSPYAPDAINRSVALGASPRGVQGLILAAKVRCLLDGRFAVACDDIAAIAHAVLRHRVIVNYQAQARGEGIEQLIDAILRDVKHPVDMV; from the coding sequence ATGCCCATGACCGATCAGGCGCAGGCCGCGCGCGAGCAGGCACAGGCCTTCCGCACGACGTTTAACGCCATCCGCGACCAGGTGCGGCGGATGATGGTCGGGCAGGACGACGTGATCGACGGCGTCCTCACCGCGCTGATGGCGGGTGGGCATGTCCTGCTCGAAGGCGTGCCGGGGCTCGGCAAGACGATGCTGGTCAGCTCGATCAGCCGCGCGGTCGACCTGCCGTTCTCGCGGATCCAGTTCACCCCCGACATGATGCCCGCGGACATCATCGGGACGACGATGCTGGCCGAGGCGGCGGGCGGCGGCCACGAGCTGACCTTCCAGCAGGGCCCGATCGTCGCCAATCTCGTTCTCGCCGACGAGATCAACCGGGCGACGCCGAAGACGCAGTCGGCGCTGCTCGAAGTCATGCAGGAACGGCAGGTGACGGTGGGGCGGCGCACGATCCGGATGCCCGATCCCTTCTGCGTCATGGCGACGCAGAACCCCGTGGATCAGGAAGGAACCTATCCGCTGCCCGAAGCGCAGCTCGACCGGTTCCTGTTCAAACTGATCGTCGGCTATCCGACCGAGGCGGACTATCACACGATCATCGACCGTACGACCGGAGGGGCGCAGGTGACGATCGACGCCGTGACCGATGCCGCCACGCTGGTCGCGCTGCGCGACGTGGTGCGCCAGGTGCCCGTGCCCGAGGTCGCGAAGAGCTATGCGATCCGTCTGGTCATGGCGACGCAGCCGGGCAGCCCCTACGCGCCCGATGCGATCAACCGCAGCGTGGCGCTGGGCGCATCGCCCCGCGGCGTGCAGGGCCTGATCCTCGCTGCCAAGGTCCGCTGCCTCCTCGACGGCCGCTTCGCCGTTGCGTGCGACGACATCGCGGCCATCGCGCATGCCGTGCTGCGCCACCGCGTCATCGTCAACTATCAGGCTCAGGCCCGTGGCGAGGGGATCGAACAGTTGATCGACGCGATCCTTCGCGACGTGAAACACCCGGTCGACATGGTGTAA
- a CDS encoding response regulator transcription factor: MRLLLVEDDGDVAETLTAYLERQGFVVDRAETLAVAQDVILDNDFDLVLLDRLLPDGDGVSLIGFAETHKRPQRFLLLSALAGIDDKVTGLELGAHDYIAKPFEPRELVARIRAALRHSLDVRREVRRFGPILHDVEGGGFFVNDAPMSLRRSEALVLAALMVRNGALVRRETLEARVYGYDKFVTGNSLESTISRLRKALATKTDAVKVSSVRGVGYQLVENPPS; the protein is encoded by the coding sequence ATGCGCCTGCTGCTGGTAGAGGACGACGGCGACGTCGCGGAAACCCTGACCGCTTATCTCGAGCGGCAGGGCTTCGTCGTCGATCGTGCCGAGACGCTGGCGGTGGCGCAGGACGTCATCCTCGATAACGACTTCGACCTCGTCCTGCTCGACCGGTTGTTGCCCGATGGCGACGGCGTGTCGCTGATCGGCTTTGCCGAGACGCACAAGCGGCCGCAGCGGTTCCTGCTGCTCTCGGCGCTCGCCGGCATAGACGACAAGGTGACCGGGCTCGAACTTGGCGCGCACGATTACATCGCCAAGCCGTTCGAACCGCGCGAACTCGTCGCCCGCATCCGCGCCGCCCTGCGCCACAGTCTGGATGTGCGGCGCGAGGTGCGGCGGTTCGGCCCGATCCTTCACGATGTCGAGGGCGGCGGCTTCTTCGTCAACGATGCGCCGATGTCGCTGCGCCGGTCGGAGGCGCTGGTGCTCGCGGCGCTGATGGTGCGCAACGGCGCGCTCGTCCGCCGCGAGACGCTGGAGGCGCGCGTCTATGGCTACGACAAGTTCGTCACCGGTAACTCGTTGGAATCGACGATTTCGCGGCTGCGCAAGGCCTTGGCGACGAAGACCGATGCGGTGAAGGTCTCGTCGGTGCGCGGCGTCGGCTACCAGCTCGTCGAAAACCCTCCGTCCTGA